Part of the Companilactobacillus zhachilii genome is shown below.
CTGGTAAGTTATTTGGTATTCCTATTTCAGGAACACATGCGCATGCTTTGGTACAAACATATCGTAATGAATATGATGCTTTTAAGGCCTACGCAACAACACATAAGAACTGTGTCTTTTTAGTTGATACATACGATACGTTAAAGAGTGGTGTGCCTAGTGCCATCAAAGTTGCCCGTGAAATGGGTGATAAGATCAACTTCTTAGGTGTTCGTATTGACTCTGGTGATATGGCGTATATTTCTAAACGTGTCAGAAAGCAACTTGATGAAGCTGGTTTTCCAAATGCCAAAATTTATGCTTCAAATGATTTGGATGAAAAAACCGTTCTTAACTTGAAGATGCAAGATGCTAAAATCGATGTCTGGGGTATTGGTACAAAAGTTATCACAGCCTTTGATCAACCAGCTCTAGGTGCAGTTTACAAGCTTGTAAGTATTGAAGATGCCAAGGGTAATATGATGGATACTTTGAAGCTTTCAAGTAACGCCGCTAAGATTTCTACACCGGGTAAAAAACAAGTTTGGCGTATTACTAATAATGAAAAAAATGATAAGTCTGAAGGAGACTATGTAACCTTCTGGAATGAAGATCCAAGAGAGCATAGTTCACTTTATATGTTCCACCCACAATATACTTATATCAATAAGACCGTGGAAGACTTCCAAGCTAAGCCAATGTTACATGATATTTTTACTAACGGTAAATTAGTTTATGACTTGCCAAATGTTAAAGATATCCGTAAATATTGTGCTGAAAATCTTGATTCACTTTGGGACGAATACAAACGTATTTTAAACCCCCAAGTTTATCCAGTTGACTTATCTTCAAAGCTTTACAGTCATAAGATGAAGTATATTGAGAAAATTAGAAATGATGTAAACAATATTAGATTAGGTGACTAAAATGAGACCATTGCAAAAAGAAATTATTGAATTTGAACACACAAAGCCAGAAATTGATCCGGAAGAAGAGATTAGACGTTCCGTCAATTTCCTCAAAACATACTTGAAACAACATAGCTTTTTGAAGACACTAGTGTTAGGTATTTCTGGTGGTCAAGATTCGACTTTGGCGGGAAAGTTGTCTGAAATGGCAATGACTGAATTACGTGAAGAAACAGGCGATGACGCCTATCAATTTATCGCCGTGCGTTTGCCTTATGGTGAACAATCTGATGAATCTGATTGTATGCAAGCCATTGACTGGATGAAAGCTGACAAAGTCATTCGTGTCAATATCAAAGAAAGTGTTGATGCAATGGTAAAAGCAGTTGAAGCAAACGGACTAACTATTTCTGATTTTAACAAGGGAAATATCAAAGCTAGAACAAGAATGATAGCTCAATATGCAATTGCCGGCGATAACAAAGGTGTCGTTGTAGGAACTGATCATGCAGCCGAAAACATCACCGGTTTCTATACAAAATACGGTGATGGGGCAGCCGATGTAACGCCGTTATTCCGTTTGGATAAACGCCAAGGAAAGGCAATGTTAGCCAAGTTGGACGCTCCAAAGAATCTTTATGAAAAGACTCCAACAGCCGACTTAGAAGAAGACCGTCCTAGCTTGCCAGATGAAAAAGCTCTAGGTGTTTCTTATAAAGATATTGATGATTATCTTGAAGGCAAAGATATTGCCCCAGAAAATGCTGAAATTATTGAAAATTGGTATAAGAAGACTGCACATAAGCGTCGTTTGCCATACTCAGTATTCGACATTAAGTAGTTGAATTATTTTTATAAATTTTGGTGATTGATGTTAATTGATTGAAAATAACAAATATATTAGCCGGAGAGAACGAACGATTCAGACAGCAGTGCAGGTGGCGTTAGGGCTTTAGCCCTTTACACCACGGGACGAGTTTTGAAATTCGCGTTTTTTGCGAAGTTCAAAATCGAGACCTGAGACCTTGGCTCAGGTCGGTCCCCACAGCAGTCTAAATCGTTCGTTCTCGGAGGCGGCCAAAAGAAACTCAATTTTGGACATTCAAATTATTCGAATGTCTTTTTTTTTACAAAATGTCGTATGTTAGAATGAATGTGTAATCTTCTAAAAGAGGTGTATAACAGTGAAAAGTGATTTAATCTCCCTAATGAAACCATCTGTTGTTGCGATAAAACAACAAGAGATCTTTAAGTTCAATGCGCGGGCCAAGAAAATACCAGGAGCTGTTAATATGACGGTTGGTGAACCTAACTTTCATACTCCTGAACACATCAAACAGGCTGCAATTAGAGCCATTGAAGATGACCACACGCATTACACCGTTCCTGAAGGTGATCATGAGCTTTTAGGTGCTGTTGCCAATTATCTCCACGATAAATACGGTCTGAATTATGATCCTGAGACACAGATCGTAGCAACAACAGGTGTAACTGAAGGTGTTTTCTCAGCCTTCAATGCAATTTTGCAAGCTGGTGATGAAGTTTTAATTCCATCACCTTCATTTACCATTTATGGCCCTGATGCGGACTTTAATGGTGCAGCACCAGTTTACTTGGATACATCAAAAACAGGCTTCAAAGTGACGCCTGAGGCTTTAGCAGAAGTTTTTAGAACAAATCCACGTATTAAAATCTTCTTGCTCAATTATCCAAGTAATCCTACGGGGGTTAGTTACACTGAGGATGAATTACAAGCTTTAGCAGATGTTTTAAAACAACATGATGTTTTTGTAATTAGTGACGAGATTTATAGTGAGTTAACTTATAGTTTTAAACATGTTTCATTTGGTAACATTTTGCCAGAACAGACAATTCTTTTAAATGGGTTGTCTAAGTCGCATGCCATGACTGGTTGGCGTTTTGGAGTTGTCTGTGGACCAGCAGAGGTCATTTCACAGATCAATAAGATCCATGAATTAGCAACAACTTCCATCACTTCAATTACTCAATATGCGGCACTTGAAGCGTATACGAATGGCTACAATGATCCAGCGGTAATGAAAGAGCAATATCAAGTTAGACGAGACGCCTTGTATGAAGGCTTAAAGGAGTTGGGCTTTAAATGTCCAACTCCAGACGGAGCTTTCTACTTATTTGCAAAAATTCCTGAAGATTACGAGCAAGACGACGTTAAATTTGCTAATGAATTATTGGATGAAGAACATTTGGCAATTCTACCAGGTAGTTTCTTTGGTATCGGTGGAGAAGGACATTTGCGTTTTAGTTATGCTGCAAGCATGGAAAGCATCAACGCATGTATTGAAAAACTCCACAGTTTCTTAGGAAGCCGTAAAAAACTAGCAAATATAGAGGGATAAAATGCTAAGTAAATTTCAAGGCATTATTAGTAAAATTGTTTTAACATGCCTCGCTATCTTTACGACCGTTGTGTTAGTACAGATGGGACATTTCTTTACAATCAATTATTTAAAAGTTGAACCAGTATTAGCAGTACTGGTTTTTCTTTGTGCAATTATTTTTGTCGGTGCCGGTGGGTACTGCTTATATCGTATTCGAGATAATGATGCCAACTTGAATCGATTGATTTTGATTAGTTTATTATTAATATTTGCCGTCGTCGCGTTGGTGTGGTTAAAGTTAGTGCCCCAAACACAAGTAAGTGATTTTAAAGCGTTTTGGAGAATGGCACCGAAAGCACTGGATGGCAAAGCCATTTATCAGTATGACAATGATTATTTTGCTAAATGGGCTTATCAGACGGGATTTTTAGTCTACGTTATGACGGTGGTGAAGATATTTGGACATAATATTATTGCTATCCAATTGTTGAACGTTTTGTATCAAGTTTTGATTTTATTAATGTCATATATTTTGGCAATGCAATTATTTAATAAAGTTAAGATTGCTCGTTTAAGTGTCTTCATTTTAATGATTGATTTGGATTGGTTTGCACTCAATAGCCAAGCTGATAATCAGTATTTGGGGATGTTACTATTCCTAGTAACGTTTTACTTGATCATGAAAGACAAATATTGGACTTGCTCACTAGCTGGTGTCACGTTGGCGCTTGGAAGTATTATTCGACCAATTGGTCCGGTCGTTATAGCGGGAATAGTTGTCTATGCTTTACTTTATATGGCAATTCAAAATAACCAATTTCATTGGAAAAACTTAGGTAAAATATTAGTGACCTTAATTATTTATCAAGTGCTATTTTCGACCGCTGGCATGGCGATTAAAAGCTCAGGATTAAATAGTTACGGCTTGACTAATCGTGATTCAGAATGGAAATTCGTCGTTGGTCTGGATGCTAATTCTAATGGTTCTTATGACCAAGGCATGGTTAATCGTTTTAATTTAAAAGACAGTCGTGCCAAGATGAGCCATCAAGAACATCAGATTATTCGTGAAAATATTCAAAATCTGAATGCTAATCATGGTTGGCTGAAATTACTCTGGAATAAGAACGAAACCCTTTGGGCCGGTCGTGCTATTACCATTGACTTTACAGGCTTTGAAACGCGACATTCGTTACGAGTAAGCAATTTTGTGAAGTTACTAGGGTATTTGGGAACGGTCGTTTTGATTATCTTGTCATGGATTGGTTCTTTACGACTTTTTAAGGACAACCCAAATATAAAAACATTCTTGTTAGTACTACCACTTATGGCCTATGCTGTCGTACAATTGTTAATTGAAGTGCAAGGCAGATATCGACTTGAATTTTTACCTATTATCGCTATTATTGGCGGTTTAGGCCTGTTTACAATTTGCGAATGGATAAGATCAAAGTGGGGGAAAATGAATGTCTGATTTATTTAAATTAAGTATCGTAGTACCTTGTTACAATGAGGAAGAGGTACTACATGAAACGACAAAAGAATTGACCGCCATTGTTGAAGGTTTAATTGGTGAGAAAAAGATTAAGCCAACAAGTAAAATTGTTTTTGTTGACGATGGTAGTAAGGATAAAACTTGGTCATTGATTGATGAGTTTTCTAAGAAATCTGATTTGGTATCGGGTGTTAAATTGAGTCGTAATTTTGGTCATCAGGGTGCTCTATTGGCCGGAGTTACGAGTGCATCGAAAGATTCAGATGCCGTTATAACGATAGATGCTGACTTACAAGATGATGTCAATGCCATTCCTAAGATGGTTGATGAATATCTTGATGGAGCCGAAGTTGTTTATGGCGTTAGAAATAATCGTGATACTGATACAGCTTTCAAGCGTGATACAGCCGAAATGTTTTATAAATTCATGGGCTTTTTAGGTGTTAAATTAGTTCCGGATTCAGCGGATTATCGTTTGATGAGTCAGCGTGCTTGCAAGGTATTGTTAAGTTATCGTGAACGAAATTTGTTTTTACGTGGAATTGTGCCCTTGGTTGGGTTCAAATCAGCCAAAGTTTATTATGCTCGTAAAGAACGATTTGCTGGCGAGTCAAAATATCCTTTACGAAAAATGCTTAAATTTGCGATGGATGGTGTTACATCATTTTCAATCGTACCAATCAAGCTGATTATGGGACTAGGGTTCTTCATCGTCTTCATTAGTTTATTGCTTTTGATTTATAGTTTTATTCGTAAAATCAATGGAGATGTAATCCCTGGTTGGTCGTCATTAATGATATCTATTTGGGCACTGGGTGGTGTACAATTAATTAGTGTTAGTGTAATCGGCGAGTACGTTGGTAAGATTTTTAATGAAGTAAAACAACGTCCAAGATTTACAATTGAACGTGATATTTATACTGAAAAAACACAAGAAGAAAACAAGAGGTAATTATTATGAATGCCGCACAAAAGAAAGCTATGCAATATGGTCAATTGATCAACAATACTGTTCAATCCATTCAAGAAGAACAAGATAAACTAAATCCTGAATATGAAAAAGTTCGTGATGCCTTGGATCGTAGTAAAGTTGATCAAATCGATGATGTTGAATATACAAAGATTCAAAAAGATTTCACAACTGGAACTAAGAATTATCAAGAAGTTTTAGCTAAACTTGAAAAAGGTAAAGCACCTGCTCGTTTAATGGGAACACATATTTCACTTGTTTCCGCATTCAAGAAGTATGTTGAAGGTTGCGGTGAAATGACTGCAAGTATCGGTGATGATAAAAAAGTTGACCGTCATGCTTTTGATGAATCAGAAAAGAAGCAAGATGAATATATGGATAAGTTTTCTAAATTAATTCAAAAGTTGACTGACTTGGCTTAATGAATAATCAAGAATTAACTGAATTAATCAAAAAGGTTTCCCAAGAATATTTTGGGAAGCCTTTTATTCATCAAGCATGTTTTAATTCTCGACTGAAAACGACCGGCGGTAGATTTCATTTGAAAGATCGACACATTGATATCAATCCTAAAATTTATCAACAATTTGGGATGGATACTTTGGTTGGAGTTATTAAGCATGAGTTGTGTCATTATCATTTATATAATGACGGACTTCCAGCACAGCATCGTGATCGTTCGTTTAAGATATTGCTGAAGCAGGTTGGTGGTTTACGGTTTTCACCGATTCGAAGTGCAGTTAAAGTTAAGACTTATCATATTTATGAGTGTGATAAGTGTCATCATATTTATCAACGCGTTAAAAAAATTAATACAACGAAATTTGTTTGTGGCAAATGTCGAGGTAGGTTGAAATATATCAAAGATATTCAAATTTGAAATATGCCGCCTCCAGGAGTCAGAAAATTAGGTCGCTATGGGGACCGACTTGAGCCAAGGTCTCAAGTCTCGATTTTGAACTTCGCAAAGTACGCGAATTTCAAAAGTCGTCCCGTGGTGTAAGAGCTAAAGCTCTTACACCACCTTCATAGCGACCTAATTTTTTGACTCCTTCCGGCTAGGTGGGTCTTCGGTTTGAATAAATCGCTATTAAAATTTACTAGTTTATATATTAATAACGATTAGAGTACCAATATATTAATTGCTTTTAGTGTGGTATAACTCAGGAATTAGCTAAATAAGTTCTACTTCATATGAAATATAAATTTGAAGTGAATCAAAGTTGGTAAAGAACCCCAAATACTGCTTGAAATTATTTTTATTTATGTGTATAGTAGAACGTGCATGCGGGTATGGCGGAATTGGCAGACGCGCAAGACTAAGGATCTTGTGGAGAATTTTCTCCGTGGAAGTTCGAATCTTCTTACCCGCATCACAAAAGTAGTTGGACATTTTGTCTGACTGCTTTTTTTTGTTGTGTTGGTTCATGTATTATCTAATGTTAAATGAAGTAACTAGGGTTTGCCTTCAAGTTAGTCTGATAAGAATCTATTCTAATACGGATAAATATTTTAATAGTATAGTTGTTCCAGAATCCTATTAAGATAGTAACAAAAGCCATGAAAAGAATTTGAGATATTTTAGTTAATAAGGTACTAGTCGGAAGATTCGGACAGTGGTTACTGGCAGTGAAAGTGGCGTTAGAGCTTTAGCTCTTACACCACCGGGCGTGTTTAAGACTTGCCGAACTTGCAAGGCTTAAACCGAGGTCCGAGACCTTGGCTCGGGCCGTTCCGCACCGCCAGTGACCACTGTCCGAATCTGGAGACGGCATATATCCATAATATAAATAATTTGAAGACACATCCAATTCTTTAAAAATGGTTATTATATACAAGAAAAATTGTGCAAGTGCAAATTTTATAAAATATATTTTCTTTTTAAATTAATTATTTAAGATAAAAGCATATATTTTTAAATGTGGTGGTATAGTATTATTGATAAATGTCATTACGATAGATGGGAGCGTGTTGCAATTGTTTCTTGGATCTATTATTTATAATAAAAGACGAGAAATGAATTTTACGCAAATTGAGTTAGCTAACGATATTTGTACTCAAAATACGATTAGTAAAATTGAAAAACATAATATTGCGCCAACGGTTAATATTTTGATTAAAATTTGTTTAAAGTTAGGTCTAACTTTGAATGACGTTTTTAGTGACTTCTCAAATGATTCGTCCGCAAAAGAAGAGAGTATCTTAGACGAAATCGAACGAGATGTTTTACTTGATCGGATTACGGATATCGATGAAAGAATGTCAAAGCTGGAAGGAAAGCTTAGTAACAATGATATGAAACAGTACGAATTGATCAAAGGGGTCGTGGACTTCTGGGATGATAATTTGGATGTTTCTTTGTTTGATTTGGATAAAGTATTACAGTTCACGAAGTCGTCCATGGATGATATTTATACTTTGTTGGCTTATTTATTCAAAGGTTTAAATTATCTAAAAGAAAAGCACAATGATCGTGCACAATATTATTTCCAAATGATTGATGATGCTGCGGAAAAGGGTTCTAAGGTATCCAATGCGAGTGATTTAGAAATTATTTTCATTTGCAAGACGCTAGCAGAAGCATACAATGAGATGAAATTATTCGAAGAAGCACTTAACTTCAGTCGTTCAGGATTAAAATATGCACAAAAGAAGCATGTGTCATATTTTCTAGATGAGCTCAACTATCAAGCTGCGATGGCAATTAAGAATGGCAATGGAAAAGAAGCCAGTTATGATGATTATTATAAGTTGGCTTTTTACTTAGCTAAGGCAAATAATAACGATTCATTACTCGCCAAAATGAATTTACAATAAATAAAAAAATCACCAGTCTATATTGGCTGATGATTTTTTTTATAAATATATAAGTAAGCTTGAAAATTGTTGAATATGTTTAAACATAATATACTTTAACTAGTCTAAGGAGACTAAGGAAGTATTAAAAATGAAAAGAAAAGTTGTAGTAGCTTTTTTTGCAATTCTACTAGGAATGGGATTTTCATTTTTACCAATCCAAAGTGTCAAGGCTGAGTCCGTAACTAGCGGATATTTTGTTGATGTGAGTGCACGTTCTGCGGAGGTATACAATTCTTCAGGAGATGCATTAGGTAAATCCGAACCGGAGAATAGTTGTTGGGTACTTGGGAGAACCACAACTTTTGATGGTAAAGATTATTATCAGATTGGAAATGACGAGTATTTAAGTTCAAGTGATAGTTATATGTATCGTGATAGACCAGAAGTTATCAGAGTAGAGACTGACGAAGACGTTCCAGTGTATAACCACGACTTCGTTGAAAGCTCATGTGTTGCTTTGGCTCCAGGTACTTACTGGTATTCAGACCGTGTAATTACGACTCCAGATGGGATGCCATTTGTGCGTGTTGCTACGGATGAATATGTAGGTATGTGGAACGTGATCCAACAATCATTCACAGAAAAATAATACTAGTTTTTAAAAGGGTACTTCAAAAATTTTTTTTTTGAAATACTCTTTTTTTATTTGGGAAAGGCATAGGTCTACAAAAGTAGATGGCACTAGGATGATATCGTTTTTTGATAAAATTGGAATATCAAATATATAAATAAATTTATAGAAAAAGTGTCAATATTCACAAAATTATGTTGAATTATTGCTCAATACCTTGTACTATAAAGTTGCTTATGATAATGCCAAATCTGTATAAGCAAATGTGTGAATTACTAAGAAAATAAATTTTTTTGTATAGAAAATCCAATTTTTGTGTACACTATTTTTCTGCCAAAAAATGGTGTATTTAAGGGATTAAGATTTAAGAAAATATATATATAGAGGTCATTAATTATGAAAAAAACAATTTTATTATTAGCCTGTGCGCTATTAGGTACTGGAAGTGCAGTTGCCACTGCCGCTAGTTCTGTAACTGATGTCAATGCCCAATCAGTTACTCAAAAGGGAACTTATGCTCAAGTAAGTAGCGATGTTGCCCAAGTTTATGACAAAGATGGTAACAAAACAGATGTTGCTTTAGATAAAAATAGTACTTGGCAAGTTGCTAAGACACAAAGTATCAACGGATCAGATTACTATCAAGTATCAACTAATGGATTCCTTAGCACTAAGGACAGTTTTGCATACAAAAACCGTCGAATGACTATTAAAGTTCAATCACTCGACGGTTCTGATAAAAACGTAAATGTTTACGATCATAATTTAGTTCAAAGAAATGACATTCAGCTTGCTCCAAATAGTAAATGGGCTACTGACACTGAAATTAATTATTCGAATGGTGTCCCATTCTTGCGCGTTGCTCCTGATCAATACGTTGCCATGTATGATGTTGTGGAACAATCATTTAGCGCTACAATTTAATTTACTTTTATTTTTTGCTTATGTGTGTGAATTACTAATGATATCTTCGGTATGCCGACCGTTGATATCTTTTTTTGTATAACCAATTTTTATGTACACTGCCAAATGTACTTAAAGATTATTTAATATATATATGAGGTCATTCCTTAATACAATTCGTAGTTTACTATCATTTGGTGTCATTTTTGATTCAGTTTTTGTAAGAACCGTTTTCCTAAAATGGAATAAAAACTATGGAATGATAAAAATCCATAGCTTTTTTTATTTTTAGAGCTGAAAAAAAGTGATTATTTTTTACAACCAGTATACATTTGATTACTGAATCCCTTGTGGCAGTAAGAAAACTATATAATATGATTTTTGAACGGATATTAATTGGTTGGTATCTAAAAACTTTTGAATTAGACTAGCGTCAAAATTTGAAAGAAGGAAATTTAATATGCAATCGAACAAAAAATTTATTTATTTAGGAGCCACGTTATTTTCTGCTATGTTATTAACAACATTATCGAGTCAGACGGCTAAGGCTGCAACGACTGGCGATACTACATCAACTACTACGCAAGCAAGCACAGCACCACAAAGTACAACTACTTCATCCACAACAACTACAACAAGTGCTACACCTGTAAGCACAGCATCAAGTACAACAAGCACTCCAAGTACAACAAGTACTCCAAGCACGACAACATCAAGTACTATGAGCACACCAAGTACAACGACGACAGCGCCAAGCACAGCAACATCAAGTACTTCAAGCACACCAAGCGCAACGACAACAGCTCCAAGTACCTCGAGTACATCAGGTACAACGACAACAACACCAAGTACCTCGAGTACATCAAGTACAACGACAACAACACCAAGTACCGCAAGTACTCCAAGCACGACAACCTCAAGCACTACGAGTACACCAAGTACAACGACAACAACACCAAGTACCACAACAACCACAAGTACACCAACTACTTCAACTACAACAACATCTCCAACATCAGGCACCTCTACAACTAAAACTTCAACGACATCTAAAAAAGATACCAAGAAGCCCGGTTCCACAAGTAAAACTAAAAAGTCTAAACCATCAGCAAAGAAGTTTATTCACCGTCGAGCTGAATCATCATCAGAGTCAAGTGCGCCAAAAGCAACTAAATTAACAAAGAAGCCTACTTTAAAAGCTAAGCCAGTTAGTCGTGAAAAGGTTGCTCTTAGTTATCTTTCCGAAGGATCTAAGGATTCAGATTTGGCAAGTATGGGTGTTAAAGCCACTGCAACACTTAATGGCAAGCTTTTCTACTTAGTTGGTGATGGAGAATTTATTGAAGCCAGTGATTATCATTTTGTTGAGTCAGCAGAACCAGGTATTTTAAGAACCTATGATAAATCATTACAACCTGTCGATGCTTTTGGTCAACCTTTGGGCAAGACTTTATCACCAAACACAGCTTGGAAGTATAGTCGCACTGTTAAAATTGATGGGGCTAGTTATTATCAAGTTGCCAGTGATGAATTCGTTCCGGTAGACGACGCACTTGGTTTTACCCCAGTAGCTAAACCAACTGATTTGAAGGTGACAAAAAAGACAACTATCTATAACTCCTTAGGTGAGAGTACTGAAAAGACCCTAGCAAAAGGTAGTGCTTGGCGTACTGATGGTTGTGCATTAATTAATGGGGTAAAAATGTATCGAGTTTCAACCGATGGCTGGATCAGTGCCGCATCTGTTGAAGCATATTAAAGTTATTCGACTTTTGGTTCTTTATCAAGCTTGGTTATATAATCGAAATTAAAAAGGCTAGGTTTCCATCATCATTTTGTCACTCATGATGATGAAAATTTGGTCTTTTTTGTATCCTATCTTTTATAATTCATATTTCTAATGATATAAAAATATTTTTTTATTAGTCATATCACACTAAAAATAACTAATACGCTAGTCTCTGGGTGCAAGAAATACTGGCAGCAGTGAAGGTGGCGTTGGCGCTTCAGCGCTTACACCACGGGACGAGTTTTGAAATTCGCGTTCTTTGCGAAGTTCAAAATCGAGGTTGGAGACTTTGGCTCCAACCGGTCCCCACAGCGCCAGTATTTCTTGCATCCAGAGACGGAATCTAACCAAACTTGAGAAAGAACCCGGTTTTGGATTGCTGGAACCATTTGTTATAATCCAGATATCTTTTGATATATTCAATAAAGATTGTAATATTTTGATTATCAAGAAAATAACAGGGGAGAATATATGGAAAAAGTAGAAAAGCTACCAAAGAGTATTAAAACTATTTGGAGGCTACACGCGATTATTGAATTTGTGATTTTTATGATAATAATGGTAGGAATTAGTTTTATTAGATTGTCTTTATCACAAAAAGTCCAAAACTATTTTGATCTTACTTGGAGTCTAGTAGTTGGTATTGGAACAGTTTTACTAATAATTAGTTTTGTATGGGTCAACTATTTATGGACTTTTTGGACGTACTATATTGATGAACGACAAGTGCAATTACACAGCGGATATTTTTTTTGCAAACAAGTGATTATCCCGATTGCTCGAGTTCAAAATGTTACCTTAAAGCAAGGTCCGATTTTAAGGTGGAAAAATTTGCAAAAAATCGTCATAGTAACGGCCGCTGGTAAAAGTGAAATTGATGGTATCAAGTCAGATCAAGCTGATAAATTAAAGGAAACTATCATGAAGCTTGCACAGGAGGCTAAGAATGACATCTAAATTACGACGCTTGAGTCCTGCGGCCATTTTGTTTTTCTTCTATAAAGATGTTAAAAATCTTATTATTCCGGCAGCTATTTTTGCTTTTGCCGTTTTCCAGCAAGCTAAATTATGGACGATTGTGGGTTTGATCACACTATTTTTAGTCGTGCTTATTGGTGACGTGATAGCTTATTTTATGTTCGGCTATCAATTGTTTGAAAATGAAATCTTGGTGAAGCAGGGGTTATTCGTTAAGAAAGTTAATCATATCCCTTACGATCGAATCCAAAATGTGACAGCTAATCAGTGGTTCTTTCTGAAACCATTTAAATTGGAAGAATTAGAAATTGAAACGGCTGGACATTCTGAAGGCCCAGAGGTTAGTTTAGTTGCTGTTTCGGTGGAATTAAAAAATGAGTTGAATCATTATCGGCAGAATAGTGGTAGACCGGTCACTGAAGTTAATGATGGGACGGATAATTCAAAAGAAAAAATAAATGGGCAGACGTATTCGATAACCTGGCGAGAATTAA
Proteins encoded:
- a CDS encoding nicotinate phosphoribosyltransferase, with amino-acid sequence MTQFQDEDLTLHTDYYELNMMYTYWKKGMHNRRAVFEVYFRSLPFDNGFAVFAGLEHVVDYLKNLSFSDSDIDYLREYGEFDEEFLRWLKDMQFSCTVRSALEGDLVFNEEPILQVEGPLAQCQLIETAILNMVNFQTLIATKAARIKTVCGDDPVMEFGSRRAQEVDAAIWGTRAAYIAGFDATSNVLAGKLFGIPISGTHAHALVQTYRNEYDAFKAYATTHKNCVFLVDTYDTLKSGVPSAIKVAREMGDKINFLGVRIDSGDMAYISKRVRKQLDEAGFPNAKIYASNDLDEKTVLNLKMQDAKIDVWGIGTKVITAFDQPALGAVYKLVSIEDAKGNMMDTLKLSSNAAKISTPGKKQVWRITNNEKNDKSEGDYVTFWNEDPREHSSLYMFHPQYTYINKTVEDFQAKPMLHDIFTNGKLVYDLPNVKDIRKYCAENLDSLWDEYKRILNPQVYPVDLSSKLYSHKMKYIEKIRNDVNNIRLGD
- the nadE gene encoding ammonia-dependent NAD(+) synthetase translates to MRPLQKEIIEFEHTKPEIDPEEEIRRSVNFLKTYLKQHSFLKTLVLGISGGQDSTLAGKLSEMAMTELREETGDDAYQFIAVRLPYGEQSDESDCMQAIDWMKADKVIRVNIKESVDAMVKAVEANGLTISDFNKGNIKARTRMIAQYAIAGDNKGVVVGTDHAAENITGFYTKYGDGAADVTPLFRLDKRQGKAMLAKLDAPKNLYEKTPTADLEEDRPSLPDEKALGVSYKDIDDYLEGKDIAPENAEIIENWYKKTAHKRRLPYSVFDIK
- a CDS encoding aminotransferase class I/II-fold pyridoxal phosphate-dependent enzyme; translated protein: MKSDLISLMKPSVVAIKQQEIFKFNARAKKIPGAVNMTVGEPNFHTPEHIKQAAIRAIEDDHTHYTVPEGDHELLGAVANYLHDKYGLNYDPETQIVATTGVTEGVFSAFNAILQAGDEVLIPSPSFTIYGPDADFNGAAPVYLDTSKTGFKVTPEALAEVFRTNPRIKIFLLNYPSNPTGVSYTEDELQALADVLKQHDVFVISDEIYSELTYSFKHVSFGNILPEQTILLNGLSKSHAMTGWRFGVVCGPAEVISQINKIHELATTSITSITQYAALEAYTNGYNDPAVMKEQYQVRRDALYEGLKELGFKCPTPDGAFYLFAKIPEDYEQDDVKFANELLDEEHLAILPGSFFGIGGEGHLRFSYAASMESINACIEKLHSFLGSRKKLANIEG
- a CDS encoding glycosyltransferase family 2 protein, with the translated sequence MSDLFKLSIVVPCYNEEEVLHETTKELTAIVEGLIGEKKIKPTSKIVFVDDGSKDKTWSLIDEFSKKSDLVSGVKLSRNFGHQGALLAGVTSASKDSDAVITIDADLQDDVNAIPKMVDEYLDGAEVVYGVRNNRDTDTAFKRDTAEMFYKFMGFLGVKLVPDSADYRLMSQRACKVLLSYRERNLFLRGIVPLVGFKSAKVYYARKERFAGESKYPLRKMLKFAMDGVTSFSIVPIKLIMGLGFFIVFISLLLLIYSFIRKINGDVIPGWSSLMISIWALGGVQLISVSVIGEYVGKIFNEVKQRPRFTIERDIYTEKTQEENKR
- a CDS encoding SprT family protein, giving the protein MNNQELTELIKKVSQEYFGKPFIHQACFNSRLKTTGGRFHLKDRHIDINPKIYQQFGMDTLVGVIKHELCHYHLYNDGLPAQHRDRSFKILLKQVGGLRFSPIRSAVKVKTYHIYECDKCHHIYQRVKKINTTKFVCGKCRGRLKYIKDIQI
- a CDS encoding helix-turn-helix domain-containing protein produces the protein MNFTQIELANDICTQNTISKIEKHNIAPTVNILIKICLKLGLTLNDVFSDFSNDSSAKEESILDEIERDVLLDRITDIDERMSKLEGKLSNNDMKQYELIKGVVDFWDDNLDVSLFDLDKVLQFTKSSMDDIYTLLAYLFKGLNYLKEKHNDRAQYYFQMIDDAAEKGSKVSNASDLEIIFICKTLAEAYNEMKLFEEALNFSRSGLKYAQKKHVSYFLDELNYQAAMAIKNGNGKEASYDDYYKLAFYLAKANNNDSLLAKMNLQ
- a CDS encoding SLAP domain-containing protein; translated protein: MKRKVVVAFFAILLGMGFSFLPIQSVKAESVTSGYFVDVSARSAEVYNSSGDALGKSEPENSCWVLGRTTTFDGKDYYQIGNDEYLSSSDSYMYRDRPEVIRVETDEDVPVYNHDFVESSCVALAPGTYWYSDRVITTPDGMPFVRVATDEYVGMWNVIQQSFTEK
- a CDS encoding SLAP domain-containing protein, whose product is MKKTILLLACALLGTGSAVATAASSVTDVNAQSVTQKGTYAQVSSDVAQVYDKDGNKTDVALDKNSTWQVAKTQSINGSDYYQVSTNGFLSTKDSFAYKNRRMTIKVQSLDGSDKNVNVYDHNLVQRNDIQLAPNSKWATDTEINYSNGVPFLRVAPDQYVAMYDVVEQSFSATI